The following coding sequences lie in one Yoonia sp. G8-12 genomic window:
- a CDS encoding cytochrome c-type biogenesis protein gives MKRLLLILLLLGGPVWAVDPSEILADPVLEERARDLSQGLRCPVCRNENIDESNAALAKELRILLRERLVEGDTDAQAVDFLVARYGEFVLLRPNTDGANIVLWLAAPALLLIALGVGWSTIRARRDTTEALSETEQAELEKILRS, from the coding sequence ATGAAGCGGCTCCTGCTCATCCTGTTGCTGCTTGGCGGGCCGGTTTGGGCCGTTGACCCAAGCGAGATCCTCGCCGATCCGGTGTTGGAGGAGCGCGCGCGCGATCTGTCACAAGGGCTGCGTTGTCCGGTGTGCCGCAATGAAAACATTGATGAAAGCAACGCGGCGCTTGCCAAAGAACTCCGGATCTTACTGCGTGAAAGACTGGTTGAGGGCGACACGGATGCGCAAGCGGTGGATTTCCTTGTCGCGCGCTATGGTGAATTTGTGCTGCTGCGTCCGAATACGGATGGCGCAAATATCGTTTTGTGGCTCGCTGCACCCGCGCTCTTGCTGATTGCGCTTGGTGTCGGCTGGTCCACAATCCGCGCCAGACGCGACACGACCGAGGCCCTCTCCGAGACCGAGCAAGCAGAATTAGAGAAAATTCTGCGGTCCTGA
- a CDS encoding heme lyase CcmF/NrfE family subunit, whose amino-acid sequence MLIELGHFALILAFGVAILQMIVPMIGAQRGNASWMAVAEPAATVQFLLTAFSFAVLTWAFVTSDFSLQLVYLNSHTDKPMIYKITGVWGNHEGSMLLWMVILTLFGACAAWFGDGLPARLRARVLSVQAAIGVAFFAFVLFTSNPFLRLEVPPLNGRDLNPLLQDPGLAFHPPFLYLGYVGLSMSFSFAIAALIEGRVDAAWGRWVRPWTLAAWMFLTVGIALGSWWAYYELGWGGFWFWDPVENASFMPWLIAAALLHSAIVVEKREALKSWTILLAIMAFGFSLLGAFIVRSGVLTSVHAFANDPERGMLILIILAVFLGGALTLFAFRAGALESKGVFSTVSRESALILNNILLSVSCFVVFIGTIWPLVAEMLFDRTLSVGPPFFDAAFTPFMVALAIVLPLGSLLAWKRGNLTRASKSLVGWLVLSVAVAALIYAVQSGNSALGPVGVALGVWVVGGAILDLWLRSGRNGLLSRLRRIAHLPRADWGKATAHIGMGVTIFGIAAMLAWQKEDIRVAQIGDSWNVGQFEFRLDDVNQLQGPNYVTTMADMSVWRGDRQVGDLHPEKRFYPVANMPTTEAAILNGFVRDIYVVVGDPQANGGWAVRVYLKPFANWIWGGAILMALGGCFSLSDRRLRVGAASAKKPTPSGAVPAE is encoded by the coding sequence ATGTTGATAGAACTTGGACACTTCGCTCTGATTCTGGCCTTTGGCGTTGCCATTCTCCAGATGATCGTGCCGATGATCGGCGCGCAACGTGGCAATGCAAGCTGGATGGCCGTGGCCGAACCGGCGGCCACCGTACAATTCCTGCTTACCGCATTTTCCTTTGCGGTGCTGACCTGGGCCTTTGTAACGTCTGATTTTTCGTTGCAGCTGGTCTATCTGAATTCGCACACTGACAAGCCGATGATCTACAAGATCACCGGCGTTTGGGGCAACCATGAGGGCTCTATGCTGCTCTGGATGGTGATCCTGACGCTGTTTGGTGCTTGTGCTGCATGGTTTGGCGATGGTCTGCCGGCGCGTCTGCGGGCGCGTGTGCTGTCAGTGCAGGCTGCGATTGGTGTGGCGTTTTTTGCGTTTGTTTTGTTCACATCGAACCCGTTCCTGCGCTTGGAAGTGCCGCCCCTGAACGGGCGCGACCTGAACCCGTTGTTGCAAGACCCCGGTTTGGCCTTCCACCCGCCGTTCCTGTATTTGGGCTACGTGGGTCTGAGCATGTCGTTCTCTTTTGCCATTGCCGCACTGATCGAAGGCCGCGTCGATGCCGCATGGGGCCGCTGGGTGCGCCCTTGGACGCTGGCCGCCTGGATGTTCCTGACTGTGGGCATCGCACTTGGCTCTTGGTGGGCCTATTATGAGCTGGGTTGGGGTGGCTTCTGGTTCTGGGATCCGGTCGAGAATGCTTCGTTCATGCCTTGGCTGATTGCTGCCGCTTTGCTGCACTCTGCGATTGTGGTCGAGAAACGTGAAGCGCTGAAAAGCTGGACGATCCTTCTGGCGATTATGGCTTTCGGTTTCTCGCTGCTGGGCGCGTTTATCGTGCGCTCGGGTGTGCTGACATCCGTACACGCCTTTGCAAACGACCCAGAGCGGGGGATGTTGATCCTGATTATTCTGGCCGTGTTCCTTGGTGGTGCGCTGACGCTGTTTGCGTTCCGTGCCGGGGCGCTGGAATCCAAAGGCGTGTTCTCGACCGTCAGCCGCGAAAGCGCGTTGATCCTCAATAATATCCTGCTGTCAGTCAGCTGCTTTGTTGTCTTTATCGGCACAATCTGGCCTCTGGTGGCCGAGATGCTGTTCGACCGCACATTGTCGGTGGGTCCACCGTTCTTTGATGCCGCGTTCACGCCGTTCATGGTGGCGCTCGCGATTGTCTTGCCGCTTGGGTCACTATTGGCATGGAAGCGGGGTAATCTAACCCGCGCATCAAAGTCGCTTGTTGGCTGGTTGGTTCTGTCCGTCGCTGTCGCGGCACTGATTTATGCGGTGCAAAGCGGCAATTCGGCCTTGGGTCCGGTTGGCGTGGCGCTTGGCGTTTGGGTTGTGGGTGGTGCCATTCTTGATCTGTGGCTGCGTAGTGGTCGCAACGGTTTGCTGTCGCGTCTGCGCCGGATTGCGCATTTGCCGCGTGCGGATTGGGGCAAGGCCACGGCGCATATTGGCATGGGTGTCACGATCTTTGGGATCGCCGCCATGCTGGCCTGGCAGAAGGAAGATATCCGCGTGGCCCAGATTGGTGATAGCTGGAACGTGGGACAATTCGAGTTCCGTCTTGATGACGTCAATCAGCTGCAAGGGCCGAACTATGTGACCACGATGGCCGATATGTCGGTCTGGCGTGGCGACAGGCAGGTGGGCGATTTGCACCCAGAAAAGCGGTTCTACCCGGTCGCTAACATGCCCACGACCGAGGCTGCAATTCTGAACGGCTTTGTGCGTGATATCTATGTTGTCGTCGGTGATCCGCAGGCAAATGGTGGCTGGGCAGTGCGTGTCTATCTCAAACCATTTGCGAACTGGATTTGGGGCGGTGCGATCCTGATGGCGCTTGGTGGGTGTTTCTCGCTCTCTGACCGGCGTTTGCGGGTCGGGGCGGCGTCTGCTAAAAAACCAACCCCTTCCGGCGCGGTGCCTGCGGAATGA
- a CDS encoding holin-associated N-acetylmuramidase — MPSVTEIATQIVDREGGYINDPDDPGGATNYGVTIHTMRRLGLDLTKDGQIDSSDVRVLTRAHAVSIFVEHYFRGPRIDRLPALLQASVFDMYVNAGANAVKILQRLLRDMRIEVTVDGVIGPKTVAATKQAMAAAPDHLVDAYGIARRNYYYDLADRRPASRKYARRRDGGKGGWITRAEEFVAARYHLTDAQHKARVAQWV; from the coding sequence ATGCCGAGTGTCACCGAAATTGCCACACAAATCGTGGACCGCGAAGGCGGGTATATAAACGATCCTGACGATCCGGGCGGGGCGACCAACTATGGCGTCACAATCCACACAATGCGCAGGCTCGGGCTTGATCTGACCAAGGATGGCCAAATTGACAGCAGTGATGTGCGGGTTTTGACACGCGCGCATGCTGTGTCGATCTTTGTAGAGCACTATTTTCGGGGACCACGGATTGACCGCCTGCCAGCGCTGCTTCAGGCAAGCGTTTTTGATATGTATGTCAACGCTGGGGCCAATGCGGTGAAAATCCTGCAACGTTTGCTGCGTGATATGCGCATCGAGGTGACGGTTGACGGTGTGATCGGGCCAAAGACGGTTGCGGCGACCAAACAGGCTATGGCTGCGGCCCCCGATCATCTGGTCGATGCCTACGGGATTGCGCGGCGCAACTATTACTATGATCTGGCCGACAGGCGTCCGGCCAGCCGCAAATATGCACGCAGGCGTGATGGCGGCAAAGGCGGGTGGATCACGCGCGCCGAGGAATTTGTCGCCGCCCGCTATCACCTGACGGATGCACAACATAAAGCGAGGGTCGCACAATGGGTTTGA
- a CDS encoding enoyl-CoA hydratase-related protein: MDYQAITYTVRNSVAQITLNRPDMMNALNTQMRAEITHAFKAAEKDARVVVLTGAGRAFCSGQDLGDGGSAASLDLERTLRDEYVPMLKAIFDCRVPTIAAVNGPAAGAGANLALAADVVIASEDAYFVQAFTRIGLIPDAGGTYWLPRQIGAAKAMGAALFADKISAQQAEQWGMIYEVAPAATFADHVAGRAAHLAQGPTVAYRQLKKAIRGSFENSLDDQLALEAKLQGRCGKTRDFQEGVVAFLEKRKAVYEGR; this comes from the coding sequence ATGGACTATCAGGCCATCACATATACCGTCCGTAATTCTGTCGCACAGATTACGCTTAACCGTCCCGATATGATGAACGCGCTGAACACGCAAATGCGCGCCGAAATTACCCATGCCTTCAAAGCCGCCGAGAAAGACGCACGGGTTGTTGTCCTGACGGGGGCGGGCCGCGCGTTTTGTTCCGGTCAGGACCTTGGCGATGGCGGCAGTGCGGCGTCGCTCGATCTGGAACGTACCCTGCGTGATGAATATGTGCCAATGCTCAAGGCGATCTTTGATTGCCGCGTGCCGACGATTGCCGCCGTTAACGGCCCGGCGGCAGGGGCAGGGGCGAACCTTGCGCTGGCGGCAGATGTGGTGATCGCCTCTGAGGATGCCTATTTTGTGCAGGCCTTTACTCGGATCGGTCTGATCCCTGATGCCGGCGGCACCTATTGGTTGCCGCGCCAGATCGGGGCGGCCAAGGCGATGGGGGCGGCCCTGTTTGCCGACAAGATCAGTGCGCAACAGGCCGAACAATGGGGGATGATCTATGAAGTCGCCCCCGCTGCGACATTTGCAGACCATGTGGCGGGACGTGCCGCACATCTTGCCCAAGGTCCGACCGTGGCCTACCGGCAGTTGAAAAAGGCGATCCGCGGCTCATTCGAGAATTCCTTGGATGACCAACTGGCGCTGGAGGCAAAACTGCAAGGGCGCTGCGGCAAGACGCGTGATTTCCAAGAGGGCGTTGTGGCGTTTCTGGAAAAGCGGAAAGCGGTCTACGAGGGCCGCTGA
- the ccmE gene encoding cytochrome c maturation protein CcmE — protein MTGGLKSLKKRRRVQVMSMAGVSVALVLALLWFLPDDSFQFFRSPSEVSEAPPPPYERFRIGGLVAEGSIVRGQGEQVSFAVTDGGAVIPVVYTGILPDLFEEGQGMVAQGNYIDGRFEAVEILAKHDETYMPSEVLDALKEQGVYVDPDGAVVTN, from the coding sequence ATGACGGGTGGTCTCAAAAGCCTGAAAAAGCGCCGTCGCGTCCAGGTGATGTCGATGGCGGGTGTCAGTGTGGCATTGGTTTTGGCGCTCTTGTGGTTCTTGCCTGATGACAGTTTTCAGTTCTTTCGCTCGCCCTCGGAAGTCAGCGAAGCGCCGCCGCCACCCTATGAGCGGTTCCGCATTGGCGGGCTGGTGGCCGAAGGGTCGATTGTGCGCGGTCAGGGCGAGCAGGTGAGCTTTGCCGTGACCGATGGTGGTGCTGTCATACCCGTGGTCTATACCGGTATCCTGCCCGATCTTTTTGAAGAAGGTCAGGGCATGGTAGCACAGGGAAACTACATTGACGGCCGGTTCGAAGCTGTTGAAATCCTTGCCAAACATGACGAAACCTACATGCCCTCCGAGGTGCTTGATGCGCTGAAGGAACAGGGTGTCTATGTTGATCCGGACGGTGCTGTCGTCACGAATTAA
- a CDS encoding pseudouridine synthase: MENDWASQLERRIIAIEMRNAVDEVHRANVAVRLGAIEDTLKWLVRLVIGGLLLAGLTYAVQGGLAL; this comes from the coding sequence ATGGAGAATGACTGGGCCAGCCAACTGGAGCGGCGCATCATCGCGATTGAGATGCGCAATGCGGTGGATGAGGTGCACCGGGCCAACGTGGCCGTTCGTCTGGGGGCCATTGAGGACACACTGAAATGGCTGGTCCGGCTGGTGATCGGCGGGCTTTTGTTGGCGGGGCTGACCTATGCCGTGCAAGGTGGTCTTGCGCTTTGA
- a CDS encoding GNAT family N-acetyltransferase, which produces MTLVTERLILRAAKQDDLMDLYAIFSDPRAMRYWSTLPHDSPAQTQQNLDRLIASAEQQLTYFVIERDKRVIGTAGMHKSNEVGFLLHPDHWRQGIMTEAMTAIIPYLFAVTDHAQLTADADPENAASVGILQSLGFSETHRAERTFCINGVWSDSVYFALQRPS; this is translated from the coding sequence ATGACCCTTGTCACTGAACGCCTGATCCTGCGTGCCGCCAAGCAGGATGATCTGATGGACCTCTATGCCATCTTCAGCGACCCGCGCGCGATGCGTTATTGGTCCACCCTGCCCCATGACAGCCCCGCACAAACGCAGCAGAACCTTGACCGGCTCATTGCGTCGGCAGAACAGCAGCTTACCTATTTTGTGATCGAACGGGACAAACGTGTGATTGGCACCGCAGGTATGCATAAAAGCAACGAGGTAGGCTTTCTGTTGCATCCAGACCATTGGCGGCAGGGGATCATGACCGAGGCAATGACGGCGATCATTCCTTACCTCTTTGCGGTCACAGACCACGCCCAGCTGACCGCCGACGCAGACCCCGAGAATGCCGCCTCGGTCGGTATCCTTCAATCACTCGGGTTCAGCGAAACGCATCGCGCCGAGCGGACATTCTGCATCAATGGTGTCTGGTCAGACAGCGTGTATTTCGCGCTTCAGCGGCCCTCGTAG
- a CDS encoding citrate synthase, with protein sequence MADKTDTAKLTLKGKTYDLPVYSPTGGPDVIDIRKLYAQADVFTYDPGFTSTAACDSTITFIDGDEGILLHRGYPIDQLASQSHYLEVCYLLLYGELPSSEDLEKFESLVTNHTMIHEQMHNFFRGFRRDAHPMATMVGVVGAMSAFYHDSTDINDPHQREVATIRLIAKMPTVAAMAYKYSIGQPFVYPRNDLDYAANFLHMCFAVPAAEYNVDPILARAMDRIFTLHADHEQNASTSTVRLASSSGANPFACIAAGIACLWGPAHGGANQACLEMLKEIGTVDRIPEFIARAKDKNDPYRLMGFGHRVYKNFDPRATVMKQSADEVLDLLGVENNPILQVAKELEKQALADPYFADKKLFPNVDFYSGIILEAMGFPTSMFTPIFALARTVGWISQWSEQLADPQLKIGRPRQLYLGEMQRDYVDIEKR encoded by the coding sequence ATGGCAGACAAGACTGATACCGCGAAGCTGACGCTCAAGGGCAAGACCTATGATTTGCCCGTCTACTCCCCCACGGGCGGACCGGACGTGATCGATATCCGCAAGCTTTACGCACAAGCGGACGTGTTCACCTACGACCCTGGCTTTACCTCTACGGCGGCCTGCGACAGCACAATTACGTTCATCGACGGTGATGAAGGTATTCTGCTGCACCGTGGCTATCCGATTGACCAGCTTGCGTCGCAATCCCACTATCTCGAAGTCTGCTACCTGCTGCTTTACGGTGAGCTGCCGTCATCCGAGGACCTTGAGAAATTCGAATCTCTTGTGACCAATCACACGATGATCCACGAGCAGATGCACAACTTCTTCCGCGGTTTCCGCCGTGACGCGCACCCGATGGCCACGATGGTTGGTGTTGTGGGTGCGATGTCTGCATTCTACCACGATTCCACCGACATCAACGATCCCCACCAGCGCGAGGTCGCCACGATCCGCCTGATCGCCAAGATGCCGACCGTGGCGGCGATGGCCTATAAGTATTCCATCGGTCAGCCGTTTGTGTATCCGCGCAACGATCTGGATTATGCGGCGAACTTCTTGCACATGTGCTTTGCTGTGCCTGCTGCGGAATACAACGTAGACCCGATTCTGGCACGCGCGATGGACCGTATCTTTACGCTGCATGCCGATCACGAACAGAATGCGTCAACCTCTACGGTGCGTCTTGCATCATCATCCGGTGCAAACCCGTTTGCCTGCATCGCGGCCGGTATCGCCTGTCTCTGGGGCCCTGCCCACGGTGGTGCGAACCAGGCCTGTCTTGAGATGCTCAAGGAAATTGGCACCGTTGACCGGATTCCCGAATTCATCGCCCGCGCCAAGGACAAGAACGATCCTTACCGCCTGATGGGTTTTGGCCACCGCGTTTATAAAAACTTTGATCCGCGCGCGACCGTCATGAAGCAAAGCGCCGACGAGGTGCTTGATCTTCTGGGTGTCGAGAACAACCCGATCCTGCAGGTTGCCAAAGAGCTTGAAAAGCAGGCGCTGGCTGATCCTTATTTTGCCGACAAAAAGCTGTTCCCGAACGTGGATTTCTATTCGGGCATCATTCTTGAGGCGATGGGTTTCCCCACGTCGATGTTCACGCCGATCTTTGCGCTGGCCCGCACCGTGGGGTGGATTTCGCAATGGTCCGAACAACTTGCCGATCCGCAGTTGAAGATTGGTCGCCCGCGCCAGCTTTATCTGGGTGAGATGCAGCGCGACTATGTCGACATCGAAAAGCGCTAG
- a CDS encoding lysophospholipid acyltransferase family protein, with the protein MPTTDRDAARDITYASSAKRRSGRAVIRVMENATGRLRLIRKARGYDAEVAAGADFWEVMSTRYGLDLEIVGGSLENIPRAGPLIVVSNHPYGILDGLMMGRILSARRNGDFRVLAHRIFRRAADLERIILPISFDDTKEAAKLNLETRAQAIAYLQDGGAIGIFPGGTVSTSATPFSKPMDPSWRTFTAKMVAKSGATVVPVFFEGQNSRLFQLASHLHSTLRTGMFIREFKVQINKPVRVVIGEPIPQEALEPFKKDPKGCMDFLRKATYELSTSPVDPSHLGHEFEAKYKVRNGSGHIR; encoded by the coding sequence ATGCCCACAACTGACCGCGACGCCGCCCGAGACATCACCTATGCGTCATCCGCCAAACGCCGTTCTGGCCGTGCGGTGATCCGCGTGATGGAAAATGCCACGGGGCGGTTGCGCCTGATCCGCAAGGCGCGCGGATATGACGCCGAGGTCGCGGCGGGTGCAGATTTTTGGGAGGTCATGAGCACGCGCTACGGTCTTGATCTGGAAATCGTCGGTGGATCGCTTGAGAATATCCCGCGCGCGGGGCCGCTGATCGTGGTTTCAAACCACCCTTACGGCATTCTTGATGGGCTGATGATGGGCCGTATCCTGTCGGCGCGCCGCAACGGTGATTTTCGTGTGCTGGCCCACCGCATCTTTCGGCGCGCGGCGGATCTGGAACGGATCATTCTGCCGATTTCGTTTGATGATACCAAAGAGGCCGCCAAGCTGAACCTTGAGACCCGCGCGCAGGCGATAGCCTATCTGCAGGATGGCGGCGCGATCGGTATTTTTCCCGGCGGCACGGTGTCGACCTCGGCCACGCCGTTTTCCAAACCGATGGACCCCAGCTGGCGCACCTTCACGGCCAAGATGGTTGCCAAATCGGGGGCCACTGTGGTGCCGGTGTTTTTCGAGGGCCAAAACAGCCGTCTGTTCCAATTGGCCAGCCACCTGCACAGTACACTGCGCACCGGCATGTTCATCCGCGAATTCAAGGTTCAGATCAACAAACCCGTCCGCGTCGTCATCGGTGAACCGATCCCGCAAGAGGCATTGGAGCCTTTCAAAAAAGACCCCAAAGGATGCATGGATTTTCTGCGCAAAGCCACGTATGAGTTGAGCACAAGCCCGGTGGATCCATCCCACCTGGGGCATGAGTTTGAAGCGAAATACAAGGTGCGCAATGGCAGTGGGCATATTCGATAG
- a CDS encoding holin family protein yields the protein MGLIPTVMSFLFGDNRNAIVETAQVFRENAENGAVRDASARTDSLTQLAAEFARPQRGVFDRIVDGLNRLPRPALALGTIWLFVAAMQKPAQFAEGMQGLALVPEPLWWLMGAIVSFYFGARHQVKSQDFQRAVVQSLAVSKVLQAPKGPTNDNPALSDWQMKNGE from the coding sequence ATGGGTTTGATTCCAACCGTGATGTCGTTTCTTTTTGGTGACAACCGCAATGCGATCGTTGAAACGGCGCAGGTTTTTCGTGAAAATGCCGAAAACGGGGCGGTGCGGGATGCGTCGGCACGGACCGACAGCCTTACCCAACTTGCCGCAGAGTTTGCGCGCCCACAGCGCGGCGTCTTTGACCGGATCGTTGACGGGCTGAACAGGCTGCCGCGTCCTGCGCTGGCTTTGGGGACGATCTGGCTCTTTGTTGCGGCCATGCAAAAACCTGCGCAATTCGCAGAAGGCATGCAGGGGCTTGCGCTTGTGCCGGAACCGCTTTGGTGGCTGATGGGCGCGATTGTCAGTTTCTATTTTGGCGCCCGTCATCAGGTAAAATCACAGGATTTTCAACGCGCTGTCGTGCAAAGCCTTGCTGTTTCAAAGGTATTGCAGGCCCCGAAAGGACCGACCAACGACAATCCGGCATTGTCGGACTGGCAGATGAAAAATGGAGAATGA
- the argC gene encoding N-acetyl-gamma-glutamyl-phosphate reductase yields MTYNVAILGASGYTGAELVRLIATHPGLQIVGLSGNSKAGMAMADVFPHLRHLDLPVLTTIEDMNFDGVDLVFCALPHATSQAVISELPKTLKIVDLSADFRLRDPADYEKWYGKGHAATEMQKEAVYGLTEFYRDQIKAARLVAGTGCNAATGQYVLRPLIEAGVIDLDQIILDLKAAVSGAGRSLKENLLHAELSEGAHAYSVGGTHRHLGEFDQEFSAIAGRAVKIQFTPHLIPANRGILATTYVQGDPDSIYSTLKAAYADEPFIEVLPMGQHPSIKHIRGSNFCHIGVVADRIPGRAIVIAALDNLTKGSSGQAIQNANLMLGLPETEGLMLAPVFP; encoded by the coding sequence ATGACCTATAATGTCGCCATACTTGGTGCTTCTGGCTATACGGGCGCGGAACTGGTGCGCCTGATCGCAACGCACCCCGGCCTGCAAATTGTGGGCCTGTCGGGCAATTCGAAGGCAGGCATGGCGATGGCCGATGTGTTTCCGCACCTGCGCCATCTCGACCTGCCGGTGCTGACGACAATTGAGGACATGAATTTCGACGGTGTTGATCTGGTGTTCTGCGCTTTGCCGCACGCCACATCACAGGCCGTGATTTCCGAGCTGCCCAAAACGCTTAAAATCGTCGACCTGTCGGCTGATTTCCGTCTGCGCGATCCAGCCGACTATGAAAAATGGTACGGCAAGGGCCATGCGGCGACCGAGATGCAGAAAGAGGCGGTTTACGGCCTGACCGAGTTTTACCGCGACCAGATCAAAGCGGCGCGGCTTGTTGCCGGCACGGGTTGCAACGCGGCCACAGGCCAATATGTGCTGCGTCCACTGATTGAAGCGGGTGTGATTGATCTAGATCAGATCATCCTTGATCTAAAAGCGGCAGTATCGGGCGCAGGACGCAGTTTGAAGGAGAACCTGTTGCACGCGGAATTGTCAGAAGGGGCACATGCCTATTCGGTCGGTGGCACACACCGGCACTTGGGTGAGTTCGATCAGGAGTTCTCGGCGATTGCCGGACGCGCGGTGAAAATCCAGTTCACCCCGCATCTGATCCCTGCCAACCGCGGCATTTTGGCCACCACCTATGTGCAAGGCGATCCTGACAGCATATATAGCACTTTGAAGGCCGCTTATGCGGACGAGCCGTTTATCGAGGTACTGCCGATGGGACAACATCCGTCGATCAAACACATTCGGGGATCGAACTTTTGCCATATCGGGGTCGTTGCCGACCGTATTCCGGGACGGGCGATTGTGATTGCCGCACTTGATAACCTGACCAAAGGATCATCCGGGCAGGCGATCCAGAACGCCAACCTGATGCTGGGCCTGCCTGAAACAGAGGGCCTGATGCTGGCTCCGGTGTTCCCATGA
- a CDS encoding glutamate racemase, translating into MAVGIFDSGLGGLTVLDAVAKRLPDLPLVYMGDSAHAPYGVRTPDDIYNLTTKSTQRLFDAGCDLVILACNTASAAALRRMQEGWVPEGKRVLGVFVPLIEALTERQWGDNSPPREVDIKHVALFATPATVSSRAFQRELAFRAIGVDVEAQACGGVVDAIEDGDMILAEALVRSHVDALKRKMPEPDAAVLGCTHYPLMADAFQAALGPNVKVFSQADLVAESLADYLQRRPEMVGPGTTPAYLTTGDPDRVSNRATQFLRRKITFTAA; encoded by the coding sequence ATGGCAGTGGGCATATTCGATAGCGGTCTGGGGGGGCTGACAGTGCTGGACGCTGTCGCCAAACGCCTGCCTGATCTTCCGCTGGTCTACATGGGTGATAGCGCGCATGCGCCTTACGGGGTGCGCACGCCAGACGATATTTATAACCTGACCACCAAATCCACCCAGCGTTTGTTTGATGCGGGCTGTGATCTGGTGATTTTGGCCTGCAACACCGCCTCTGCGGCGGCTTTGCGCCGGATGCAAGAGGGCTGGGTGCCTGAGGGGAAGCGCGTTCTGGGCGTGTTTGTCCCGCTGATCGAGGCACTGACCGAACGGCAGTGGGGCGATAATTCGCCACCGCGCGAAGTGGATATCAAACATGTGGCGCTCTTTGCGACGCCCGCGACCGTATCCAGCCGCGCGTTCCAGCGTGAACTGGCGTTCCGCGCGATTGGCGTGGATGTCGAGGCACAGGCCTGCGGTGGCGTCGTTGATGCCATTGAAGACGGTGATATGATCTTGGCCGAAGCACTGGTGCGCAGCCACGTTGATGCGCTTAAACGCAAGATGCCCGAGCCCGATGCCGCCGTGCTGGGGTGTACCCATTACCCGCTGATGGCCGATGCGTTTCAGGCGGCCCTTGGCCCGAACGTCAAGGTCTTCAGTCAGGCCGATCTGGTCGCAGAGAGCCTTGCTGATTACCTTCAGCGCCGACCAGAGATGGTGGGGCCGGGCACGACGCCAGCCTATCTGACAACAGGCGATCCCGACCGTGTGTCCAATCGCGCAACCCAATTTTTGCGACGGAAAATCACGTTCACCGCCGCATAA